A single Vigna radiata var. radiata cultivar VC1973A chromosome 8, Vradiata_ver6, whole genome shotgun sequence DNA region contains:
- the LOC106771630 gene encoding glutathione S-transferase F13, with amino-acid sequence MALKLYGLPMSTNTTRAIICLHEKEVDFELVPVNVFTAEHKQPPFLSKNPFGLIPVLEDGELILFESRAITAYVAEKFKETGPDLIRHKDVKEGALVKVWTEVEAHYYEPAVSPIIYEHFVAPFQGKEPDKSVIDTNVEKLKKVLDVYEEKLSSTKYLAGDFYSLADLSHVSETHYLMQTPCASMINERPHVKAWWEDISSRPAFSKVEPGMTFGKNQE; translated from the exons ATGGCGCTCAAGCTTTATGGTCTTCCAATGTCCACAAACACCACCCGTGCCATCATCTGTCTCCATGAGAAAGAGGTCGACTTTGAACTTGTTCCGGTCAATGTTTTCACTGCTGAGCATAAACAGCCTCCTTTTCTCTCCAAGAAT CCCTTTGGTTTGATTCCAGTACTCGAAGACGGTGAACTCATTCTTTTTG AGTCCAGGGCCATTACTGCATACGTAGCTGAAAAGTTCAAGGAAACAGGACCTGATCTGATAAGGCACAAGGACGTAAAAGAAGGTGCACTGGTGAAGGTGTGGACGGAGGTAGAGGCTCACTACTACGAGCCAGCAGTGTCACCTATTATCTACGAGCACTTCGTGGCCCCTTTCCAAGGTAAAGAACCGGACAAGTCAGTGATTGACACCAACGTTGAGAAGCTTAAAAAGGTGCTGGATGTGTACGAGGAAAAGCTGAGCAGCACTAAGTACCTTGCTGGGGACTTTTATAGCCTTGCTGATCTTAGCCATGTCTCTGAAACTCACTACTTAATGCAGACCCCTTGTGCTTCCATGATCAATGAGCGTCCCCATGTAAAAGCTTGGTGGGAAGATATCTCTTCTAGGCCTGCTTTCAGTAAGGTTGAGCCAGGAATGACTTTTGGTAAGAATCAGGAATGA
- the LOC106771721 gene encoding glutathione S-transferase, with protein MATIKLHGSPFSTATMRATASLYEKEVEFEFLHVDMKNGEHKKEPFILLNPFGQVPAFEDGDLKLFESRAITQYIVDEYADKGTQLICNDSKKMAIVRMWMEIESQRYDQAASKLVWELAVKPMYGIPTDPAAVEETEGKLGTILDFYEKTLSQNKYLAGECFTLADLHHLPTLHYLMNTPSKKLFDSRPHVPAWIADITARPAWSKVLAMQPNLSSK; from the exons ATGGCGACAATTAAACTTCATGGAAGCCCCTTCTCAACAGCCACCATGCGAGCTACTGCTTCCCTGTACGAGAAGGAGGTTGAATTTGAGTTTCTTCACGTTGACATGAAAAATGGTGAACACAAAAAGGAACCCTTCATTTTGCTCAAT CCATTTGGGCAAGTTCCAGCGTTTGAAGATGGAGATTTGAAGCTCTTTG AATCAAGGGCAATAACTCAATATATTGTTGATGAGTATGCTGATAAGGGGACCCAACTGATATGCAACGACTCGAAGAAGATGGCAATAGTGAGAATGTGGATGGAAATAGAGAGCCAAAGGTACGATCAAGCAGCTTCAAAACTTGTATGGGAACTTGCAGTAAAGCCTATGTATGGGATTCCTACGGATCCGGCAGCTGTAGAAGAGACAGAAGGGAAACTAGGTACTATTCTTGATTTCTACGAGAAAACACTGTCTCAAAACAAATACTTGGCAGGTGAGTGTTTCACCTTGGCGGATCTGCATCACCTTCCCACCCTTCATTACTTGATGAACACACCGAGCAAGAAGTTGTTTGATTCACGACCACATGTTCCTGCATGGATTGCTGATATTACAGCAAGACCAGCTTGGTCTAAAGTTCTTGCCATGCAGCCCAATCTAAGCAGTAAATAG